One part of the Eucalyptus grandis isolate ANBG69807.140 chromosome 10, ASM1654582v1, whole genome shotgun sequence genome encodes these proteins:
- the LOC104421300 gene encoding uncharacterized protein LOC104421300 isoform X3, which produces MVNARLEQRPKNGGLVKRVRTSVADMRAETKSISASRQPALMERNEEKVQVGNGLLVRSEEKIRRVAAAGDSWERKIKRKRSVSAVGNRTLHGDVDPKQVMQSKLPSDSKLRSGDGHAFRSKTSNGAGGTNKLVSRVESPGSNACAVLKNELEIAPSPRDGTDLFEQRVLLKGNKSNFEEGDLASGSSSLIKGKASRAQRTGSLMVLDSSPSIHTSPGAIEDWEPPPKPNKIMATGITNDKKHTLSPGATSQPMAQWVGQRPHKKSRLRRANLVSPVVNPADKMQNLAQGFATPEPNRRNSVIGNSGSLIGRISGNGNMKIKKEPEISSPFGMPDSEESEAWENGLKEKGMDGGEVSASHSAGDNVLPVKKGKVLCEMGGVRKQGRSGRGLSLTKSSVSPRERMEDLIAVKPPQCLRLSSDRNKSKTGRPSTKKLKDKKAVARVGLVLNAGSSDISGEMDDDFETLLAAVHSARNAFNTAFVSTLWKKMKHVFAFVSPEDESYLKQQLNRIEELNESLSFVINHDTLGAVIHKEDSDRPGGREGNHLDEEASQNAILSGRFDIGSLDKVTPLYQRILSALIEDESEELYHHNEGKNLSLQSVSDDSHCGSCNQIDIESRDKDRMESEVESTVDLWNLKVNVLDRFSADKSAASSTVRNSSMSTSVYSNEHSFGDDEYSHSDAAIVSEICSDDMGQLPKKELNVSAFPYHDGQYQSMSLDDRLLLELRSIDIHPEILPDLADDVEVINQDIAELREGLCQQIVRKRANLEKVDKAVMSGEDAKRWKAELEEIAMQRLVEMAYRKRMACRGSSTSKASVRKVSKQVALAFIKRTLVRYKKYEDTGISCFCEPGLQEILFAPLSSSNDAKSVECVGSGTASNTCIDVPNPQAEARGSGAVSSTFERYDSLGKKKEMLIDDVMGCASSKVTSIDSSMLGETKGKRGERQKNTNVTTLSAVAGQQSIQSPGVECKNKVKPKPKASDHPTSRVRPGNGFPALANTSSHATNASVGQPKVGNSARGDSTNDVDEPIDLVNLGLGGNQDLSSFLDFDMDGMQDHDSVGLEVPPWDEFAFDF; this is translated from the exons ATGGTCAATGCAAGGCTGGAGCAGAGGCCGAAAAATGGTGGATTGGTTAAGCGTGTCCGTACTTCAGTGGCAGATATGCGG GCTGAAACCAAGTCCATTTCTGCCTCAAGGCAGCCGGCGCTTatggaaagaaatgaagaaaaggtcCAG gttGGTAATGGTCTTTTAGTTCGAAGTGAAGAAAAGATCCGCCGGGTGGCTGCTGCAGGCGACAGTTGGGAGAGGAAAATTAAGAGGAAGCGATCTGTAAGTGCTGTAGGCAACAGAACTCTACATGGTGATGTAGATCCAAAGCAAGTTATGCAGTCTAAACTGCCTTCTGATTCCAAGTTGCGATCTGGTGATGGTCACGCTTTCAG GTCAAAAACTTCTAATGGTGCGGGTGGAACAAACAAGTTGGTCAGCCGGGTTGAGTCTCCTGGTTCAAATGCCTGTGCAGTTCTGAAGAATGAGCTGGAGATAGCCCCTTCACCAAGGGATGGTACTGATTTGTTTGAGCAGAGGGTTTTACTGAAGGGAAACAA GTCAAACTTCGAGGAGGGTGATTTGGCTAGCGGTTCTAGTTCATTGATTAAAGGAAAGGCCTCCCGAGCACAACGAACGGGTTCACTTATGGTGCTTGATTCATCTCCTAGCATTCATACTTCCCCTGGAGCTATTGAAGATTGGGAACCACCTCCAAAGCCAAATAAAATTATGGCAACTGGCATCACAAATGATAAAAAGCATACTCTCTCTCCCGGTGCAACTTCGCAACCAATGGCACAGTGGGTTGGGCAGAGACCACATAAAAAATCACGCCTTCGAAGGGCAAACCTAGTTTCTCCTGTTGTGAATCCTGCTGACAAGATGCAGAATCTAGCACAAGGCTTTGCGACACCAGAGCCCAACCGTAGAAATTCTGTAATTGGAAACAGTGGATCTTTGATTGGACGCATATCTGGTAATGGCAACATGAAGATCAAGAAGGAACCTGAGATTTCATCGCCATTTGGTATGCCTGACAGTGAAGAATCAGAAGCTTGGGAAAACGGactgaaagaaaaaggaatggaTGGTGGTGAAGTTTCTGCATCTCATAGTGCTGGGGATAATGTTTTGCCTGTGAAGAAGGGTAAAGTACTTTGCGAAATGGGAGGAGTGAGAAAACAAGGGAGGAGCGGAAGAGGTTTGTCTTTGACAAAGTCAAGCGTTTCTCCACGGGAGAGGATGGAGGACTTAATAGCAGTTAAACCACCTCAATGTCTGAGGCTCAGTTCAGATAGAAACAAaag TAAAACAGGCCGACCTTCCACAAAGAAGTTGAAAGATAAGAAGGCTGTGGCTCGGGTTGGGCTGGTGCTAAATGCTGGCTCTTCTGATATTTCTG GTGAAATGGATGATGATTTTGAAACTTTACTTGCTGCTGTGCATTCTGCTCGAAATGCTTTCA ATACAGCATTTGTTAGTACactttggaagaaaatgaaacatGTATTTGCTTTTGTGAGTCCTGAAGATGAGTCCTACTTAAAGCAACAG CTCAATCGCATTGAGGAGCTTAATGAGAGTTTGTCATTCGTTATCAATCATGATACTTTG GGCGCAGTCATTCACAAAGAAGATTCTGATCGTCCTGGTGGACGAGAAGGGAACCATTTGGACGAGGAAGCATCTCAGAATGCTATATTATCTGGCAGATTTGACATTGGGAGTTTGGACAAGGTTACTCCATTGTATCAGAGAATACTTTCTGCTCTAATTGAGGATGAAAGCGAAGAACTCTACCATCACAACGAAGGCAAAAATTTGTCTCTTCAGAGCGTGAGCGATGATTCTCATTGTGGTTCATGTAACCAGATAGACATAGAGTCCAGAGACAAGGATAGGATGGAATCTGAAGTTGAGTCAACTGTGGATTTATGGAATCTGAAAGTTAACGTTCTGGATAGATTTTCTGCTGATAAAAGTGCTGCTTCTAGCACAGTTAGAAATTCAAGCATGTCGACTTCTGTTTACAGCAATGAGCATTCATTTGGAGATGATGAATACTCCCATTCTGATGCAGCCATTGTCAGTGAAATATGTTCAGATGATATGGGACAGCTGCCAAAGAAGGAATTGAATGTCTCTGCCTTTCCTTACCATGATGGTCAATATCAATCGATGTCTCTCGATGACAGACTTCTGCTTGAGCTAAGGAGTATTGACATACATCCAGAAATATTG CCTGATCTAGCAGATGATGTGGAGGTGATTAATCAAGATATTGCAGAACTGAGGGAAGGGCTATGCCAacag ATTGTGAGAAAAAGGGCGAACTTGGAGAAAGTGGATAAAGCTGTAATGAGCGGAGAGGATGCGAAAAGATG GAAAGCTGAACTAGAAGAGATTGCTATGCAACGACTTGTTGAGATGGCCTACAGGAAAAGAATG GCATGTCGGGGCAGCAGTACTTCAAAAGCTTCTGTCCGCAAGGTTTCAAAGCAGGTTGCGTTGGCTTTTATCAAGCGAACACTTGTGAGATATAAAAAGTATGAAGATACGGGCATTAGTTGCTTTTGTGAGCCTGGACTGCAGGAAATCCTCTTTGCACCGCTGTCTAGCAGTAATGATGCAAAATCTGTTGAATGCGTTGGCTCAGGAACGGCAAGTAATACGTGTATCGATGTTCCAAATCCTCAGGCAGAAGCTAGGGGATCAg GTGCTGTCTCTAGCACTTTTGAAAGGTATGACTCTcttgggaagaagaaggaaatgctAATTGATGATGTCATGGGGTGTGCTTCCTCAAAAGTAACATCGATCGACAGCTCCATGCTTGGCGAAACAAAGGGTAAGAGAGGTGAGAGGCAGAAAAACACAAATGTTACTACTCTATCTGCAGTGGCTGGTCAACAATCAATCCAAAGCCCTGGGGTCGAATGCAAAAACAAAGTGAAACCGAAGCCGAAGGCCAGTGACCATCCGACTTCAAGAGTAAGGCCTGGGAATGGATTTCCAGCATTGGCAAATACCTCTAGTCACGCGACTAATGCATCGGTTGGTCAACCGAAGGTGGGTAACAGTGCACGAGGAGACTCGACTAATGATGTGGACGAGCCCATCGATCTTGTGAATCTTGGGCTTGGTGGTAATCAAGATCTCAGTTCGTTTCTGGACTTTGACATGGATGGGATGCAAGATCACGATTCAGTCGGTCTTGAAGTACCACCATGGGATGAGTTTGCTTTCGACTTTTAA
- the LOC104421300 gene encoding uncharacterized protein LOC104421300 isoform X1, with the protein MLGPGNNSGKGSNASTLEVPPLPQCLSLEPITLGNQKHLRPGELRRALAFPVGSTSEGHSFGVNQPKPSAVMATKEIIEDASRKAKDRAKMFRESISKLDKYRENLSSKKRQRTDISSIERSGVDLEKVKSQPRGNPRDMVNARLEQRPKNGGLVKRVRTSVADSRAETKSISASRQPALMERNEEKVGNGLLVRSEEKIRRVAAAGDSWERKIKRKRSVSAVGNRTLHGDVDPKQVMQSKLPSDSKLRSGDGHAFRSKTSNGAGGTNKLVSRVESPGSNACAVLKNELEIAPSPRDGTDLFEQRVLLKGNKSNFEEGDLASGSSSLIKGKASRAQRTGSLMVLDSSPSIHTSPGAIEDWEPPPKPNKIMATGITNDKKHTLSPGATSQPMAQWVGQRPHKKSRLRRANLVSPVVNPADKMQNLAQGFATPEPNRRNSVIGNSGSLIGRISGNGNMKIKKEPEISSPFGMPDSEESEAWENGLKEKGMDGGEVSASHSAGDNVLPVKKGKVLCEMGGVRKQGRSGRGLSLTKSSVSPRERMEDLIAVKPPQCLRLSSDRNKSKTGRPSTKKLKDKKAVARVGLVLNAGSSDISGEMDDDFETLLAAVHSARNAFNTAFVSTLWKKMKHVFAFVSPEDESYLKQQLNRIEELNESLSFVINHDTLGAVIHKEDSDRPGGREGNHLDEEASQNAILSGRFDIGSLDKVTPLYQRILSALIEDESEELYHHNEGKNLSLQSVSDDSHCGSCNQIDIESRDKDRMESEVESTVDLWNLKVNVLDRFSADKSAASSTVRNSSMSTSVYSNEHSFGDDEYSHSDAAIVSEICSDDMGQLPKKELNVSAFPYHDGQYQSMSLDDRLLLELRSIDIHPEILPDLADDVEVINQDIAELREGLCQQIVRKRANLEKVDKAVMSGEDAKRWKAELEEIAMQRLVEMAYRKRMACRGSSTSKASVRKVSKQVALAFIKRTLVRYKKYEDTGISCFCEPGLQEILFAPLSSSNDAKSVECVGSGTASNTCIDVPNPQAEARGSGAVSSTFERYDSLGKKKEMLIDDVMGCASSKVTSIDSSMLGETKGKRGERQKNTNVTTLSAVAGQQSIQSPGVECKNKVKPKPKASDHPTSRVRPGNGFPALANTSSHATNASVGQPKVGNSARGDSTNDVDEPIDLVNLGLGGNQDLSSFLDFDMDGMQDHDSVGLEVPPWDEFAFDF; encoded by the exons ATGCTAGGTCCTGGCAATAACTCTGGCAAGGGCAGTAATGCGTCTACACTGGAAGTACCTCCCTTGCCCCAATGTTTGTCACTGGAGCCAATTACTTTAGGCAATCAGAAACATTTACGACCAGGAGAGCTCAGGAGGGCCCTTGCTTTCCCTGTTGGCAGTACATCAGAGGGGCATTCATTTGGAGTGAACCAGCCTAAGCCTTCTGCTGTCATGGCAACCAAGGAGATAATTGAAGATGCCTCGAGAAAGGCAAA GGACAGAGCAAAGATGTTCCGGGAGTCCATCTCTAAGCTGGACAAGTACAGGGAAAACCTGAGCTCAAAGAAGCGACAAAGGACTGATATCTCATCCATTGAGAGGTCTGGGGTTGACCTGGAAAAGGTGAAAAGTCAACCTCGTGGAAACCCTCGTGACATGGTCAATGCAAGGCTGGAGCAGAGGCCGAAAAATGGTGGATTGGTTAAGCGTGTCCGTACTTCAGTGGCAGATTCGCGG GCTGAAACCAAGTCCATTTCTGCCTCAAGGCAGCCGGCGCTTatggaaagaaatgaagaaaaggttGGTAATGGTCTTTTAGTTCGAAGTGAAGAAAAGATCCGCCGGGTGGCTGCTGCAGGCGACAGTTGGGAGAGGAAAATTAAGAGGAAGCGATCTGTAAGTGCTGTAGGCAACAGAACTCTACATGGTGATGTAGATCCAAAGCAAGTTATGCAGTCTAAACTGCCTTCTGATTCCAAGTTGCGATCTGGTGATGGTCACGCTTTCAG GTCAAAAACTTCTAATGGTGCGGGTGGAACAAACAAGTTGGTCAGCCGGGTTGAGTCTCCTGGTTCAAATGCCTGTGCAGTTCTGAAGAATGAGCTGGAGATAGCCCCTTCACCAAGGGATGGTACTGATTTGTTTGAGCAGAGGGTTTTACTGAAGGGAAACAA GTCAAACTTCGAGGAGGGTGATTTGGCTAGCGGTTCTAGTTCATTGATTAAAGGAAAGGCCTCCCGAGCACAACGAACGGGTTCACTTATGGTGCTTGATTCATCTCCTAGCATTCATACTTCCCCTGGAGCTATTGAAGATTGGGAACCACCTCCAAAGCCAAATAAAATTATGGCAACTGGCATCACAAATGATAAAAAGCATACTCTCTCTCCCGGTGCAACTTCGCAACCAATGGCACAGTGGGTTGGGCAGAGACCACATAAAAAATCACGCCTTCGAAGGGCAAACCTAGTTTCTCCTGTTGTGAATCCTGCTGACAAGATGCAGAATCTAGCACAAGGCTTTGCGACACCAGAGCCCAACCGTAGAAATTCTGTAATTGGAAACAGTGGATCTTTGATTGGACGCATATCTGGTAATGGCAACATGAAGATCAAGAAGGAACCTGAGATTTCATCGCCATTTGGTATGCCTGACAGTGAAGAATCAGAAGCTTGGGAAAACGGactgaaagaaaaaggaatggaTGGTGGTGAAGTTTCTGCATCTCATAGTGCTGGGGATAATGTTTTGCCTGTGAAGAAGGGTAAAGTACTTTGCGAAATGGGAGGAGTGAGAAAACAAGGGAGGAGCGGAAGAGGTTTGTCTTTGACAAAGTCAAGCGTTTCTCCACGGGAGAGGATGGAGGACTTAATAGCAGTTAAACCACCTCAATGTCTGAGGCTCAGTTCAGATAGAAACAAaag TAAAACAGGCCGACCTTCCACAAAGAAGTTGAAAGATAAGAAGGCTGTGGCTCGGGTTGGGCTGGTGCTAAATGCTGGCTCTTCTGATATTTCTG GTGAAATGGATGATGATTTTGAAACTTTACTTGCTGCTGTGCATTCTGCTCGAAATGCTTTCA ATACAGCATTTGTTAGTACactttggaagaaaatgaaacatGTATTTGCTTTTGTGAGTCCTGAAGATGAGTCCTACTTAAAGCAACAG CTCAATCGCATTGAGGAGCTTAATGAGAGTTTGTCATTCGTTATCAATCATGATACTTTG GGCGCAGTCATTCACAAAGAAGATTCTGATCGTCCTGGTGGACGAGAAGGGAACCATTTGGACGAGGAAGCATCTCAGAATGCTATATTATCTGGCAGATTTGACATTGGGAGTTTGGACAAGGTTACTCCATTGTATCAGAGAATACTTTCTGCTCTAATTGAGGATGAAAGCGAAGAACTCTACCATCACAACGAAGGCAAAAATTTGTCTCTTCAGAGCGTGAGCGATGATTCTCATTGTGGTTCATGTAACCAGATAGACATAGAGTCCAGAGACAAGGATAGGATGGAATCTGAAGTTGAGTCAACTGTGGATTTATGGAATCTGAAAGTTAACGTTCTGGATAGATTTTCTGCTGATAAAAGTGCTGCTTCTAGCACAGTTAGAAATTCAAGCATGTCGACTTCTGTTTACAGCAATGAGCATTCATTTGGAGATGATGAATACTCCCATTCTGATGCAGCCATTGTCAGTGAAATATGTTCAGATGATATGGGACAGCTGCCAAAGAAGGAATTGAATGTCTCTGCCTTTCCTTACCATGATGGTCAATATCAATCGATGTCTCTCGATGACAGACTTCTGCTTGAGCTAAGGAGTATTGACATACATCCAGAAATATTG CCTGATCTAGCAGATGATGTGGAGGTGATTAATCAAGATATTGCAGAACTGAGGGAAGGGCTATGCCAacag ATTGTGAGAAAAAGGGCGAACTTGGAGAAAGTGGATAAAGCTGTAATGAGCGGAGAGGATGCGAAAAGATG GAAAGCTGAACTAGAAGAGATTGCTATGCAACGACTTGTTGAGATGGCCTACAGGAAAAGAATG GCATGTCGGGGCAGCAGTACTTCAAAAGCTTCTGTCCGCAAGGTTTCAAAGCAGGTTGCGTTGGCTTTTATCAAGCGAACACTTGTGAGATATAAAAAGTATGAAGATACGGGCATTAGTTGCTTTTGTGAGCCTGGACTGCAGGAAATCCTCTTTGCACCGCTGTCTAGCAGTAATGATGCAAAATCTGTTGAATGCGTTGGCTCAGGAACGGCAAGTAATACGTGTATCGATGTTCCAAATCCTCAGGCAGAAGCTAGGGGATCAg GTGCTGTCTCTAGCACTTTTGAAAGGTATGACTCTcttgggaagaagaaggaaatgctAATTGATGATGTCATGGGGTGTGCTTCCTCAAAAGTAACATCGATCGACAGCTCCATGCTTGGCGAAACAAAGGGTAAGAGAGGTGAGAGGCAGAAAAACACAAATGTTACTACTCTATCTGCAGTGGCTGGTCAACAATCAATCCAAAGCCCTGGGGTCGAATGCAAAAACAAAGTGAAACCGAAGCCGAAGGCCAGTGACCATCCGACTTCAAGAGTAAGGCCTGGGAATGGATTTCCAGCATTGGCAAATACCTCTAGTCACGCGACTAATGCATCGGTTGGTCAACCGAAGGTGGGTAACAGTGCACGAGGAGACTCGACTAATGATGTGGACGAGCCCATCGATCTTGTGAATCTTGGGCTTGGTGGTAATCAAGATCTCAGTTCGTTTCTGGACTTTGACATGGATGGGATGCAAGATCACGATTCAGTCGGTCTTGAAGTACCACCATGGGATGAGTTTGCTTTCGACTTTTAA
- the LOC104421300 gene encoding uncharacterized protein LOC104421300 isoform X2, which produces MNLSQRDRAKMFRESISKLDKYRENLSSKKRQRTDISSIERSGVDLEKVKSQPRGNPRDMVNARLEQRPKNGGLVKRVRTSVADSRAETKSISASRQPALMERNEEKVGNGLLVRSEEKIRRVAAAGDSWERKIKRKRSVSAVGNRTLHGDVDPKQVMQSKLPSDSKLRSGDGHAFRSKTSNGAGGTNKLVSRVESPGSNACAVLKNELEIAPSPRDGTDLFEQRVLLKGNKSNFEEGDLASGSSSLIKGKASRAQRTGSLMVLDSSPSIHTSPGAIEDWEPPPKPNKIMATGITNDKKHTLSPGATSQPMAQWVGQRPHKKSRLRRANLVSPVVNPADKMQNLAQGFATPEPNRRNSVIGNSGSLIGRISGNGNMKIKKEPEISSPFGMPDSEESEAWENGLKEKGMDGGEVSASHSAGDNVLPVKKGKVLCEMGGVRKQGRSGRGLSLTKSSVSPRERMEDLIAVKPPQCLRLSSDRNKSKTGRPSTKKLKDKKAVARVGLVLNAGSSDISGEMDDDFETLLAAVHSARNAFNTAFVSTLWKKMKHVFAFVSPEDESYLKQQLNRIEELNESLSFVINHDTLGAVIHKEDSDRPGGREGNHLDEEASQNAILSGRFDIGSLDKVTPLYQRILSALIEDESEELYHHNEGKNLSLQSVSDDSHCGSCNQIDIESRDKDRMESEVESTVDLWNLKVNVLDRFSADKSAASSTVRNSSMSTSVYSNEHSFGDDEYSHSDAAIVSEICSDDMGQLPKKELNVSAFPYHDGQYQSMSLDDRLLLELRSIDIHPEILPDLADDVEVINQDIAELREGLCQQIVRKRANLEKVDKAVMSGEDAKRWKAELEEIAMQRLVEMAYRKRMACRGSSTSKASVRKVSKQVALAFIKRTLVRYKKYEDTGISCFCEPGLQEILFAPLSSSNDAKSVECVGSGTASNTCIDVPNPQAEARGSGAVSSTFERYDSLGKKKEMLIDDVMGCASSKVTSIDSSMLGETKGKRGERQKNTNVTTLSAVAGQQSIQSPGVECKNKVKPKPKASDHPTSRVRPGNGFPALANTSSHATNASVGQPKVGNSARGDSTNDVDEPIDLVNLGLGGNQDLSSFLDFDMDGMQDHDSVGLEVPPWDEFAFDF; this is translated from the exons ATGAATTTGAGCCAAAG GGACAGAGCAAAGATGTTCCGGGAGTCCATCTCTAAGCTGGACAAGTACAGGGAAAACCTGAGCTCAAAGAAGCGACAAAGGACTGATATCTCATCCATTGAGAGGTCTGGGGTTGACCTGGAAAAGGTGAAAAGTCAACCTCGTGGAAACCCTCGTGACATGGTCAATGCAAGGCTGGAGCAGAGGCCGAAAAATGGTGGATTGGTTAAGCGTGTCCGTACTTCAGTGGCAGATTCGCGG GCTGAAACCAAGTCCATTTCTGCCTCAAGGCAGCCGGCGCTTatggaaagaaatgaagaaaaggttGGTAATGGTCTTTTAGTTCGAAGTGAAGAAAAGATCCGCCGGGTGGCTGCTGCAGGCGACAGTTGGGAGAGGAAAATTAAGAGGAAGCGATCTGTAAGTGCTGTAGGCAACAGAACTCTACATGGTGATGTAGATCCAAAGCAAGTTATGCAGTCTAAACTGCCTTCTGATTCCAAGTTGCGATCTGGTGATGGTCACGCTTTCAG GTCAAAAACTTCTAATGGTGCGGGTGGAACAAACAAGTTGGTCAGCCGGGTTGAGTCTCCTGGTTCAAATGCCTGTGCAGTTCTGAAGAATGAGCTGGAGATAGCCCCTTCACCAAGGGATGGTACTGATTTGTTTGAGCAGAGGGTTTTACTGAAGGGAAACAA GTCAAACTTCGAGGAGGGTGATTTGGCTAGCGGTTCTAGTTCATTGATTAAAGGAAAGGCCTCCCGAGCACAACGAACGGGTTCACTTATGGTGCTTGATTCATCTCCTAGCATTCATACTTCCCCTGGAGCTATTGAAGATTGGGAACCACCTCCAAAGCCAAATAAAATTATGGCAACTGGCATCACAAATGATAAAAAGCATACTCTCTCTCCCGGTGCAACTTCGCAACCAATGGCACAGTGGGTTGGGCAGAGACCACATAAAAAATCACGCCTTCGAAGGGCAAACCTAGTTTCTCCTGTTGTGAATCCTGCTGACAAGATGCAGAATCTAGCACAAGGCTTTGCGACACCAGAGCCCAACCGTAGAAATTCTGTAATTGGAAACAGTGGATCTTTGATTGGACGCATATCTGGTAATGGCAACATGAAGATCAAGAAGGAACCTGAGATTTCATCGCCATTTGGTATGCCTGACAGTGAAGAATCAGAAGCTTGGGAAAACGGactgaaagaaaaaggaatggaTGGTGGTGAAGTTTCTGCATCTCATAGTGCTGGGGATAATGTTTTGCCTGTGAAGAAGGGTAAAGTACTTTGCGAAATGGGAGGAGTGAGAAAACAAGGGAGGAGCGGAAGAGGTTTGTCTTTGACAAAGTCAAGCGTTTCTCCACGGGAGAGGATGGAGGACTTAATAGCAGTTAAACCACCTCAATGTCTGAGGCTCAGTTCAGATAGAAACAAaag TAAAACAGGCCGACCTTCCACAAAGAAGTTGAAAGATAAGAAGGCTGTGGCTCGGGTTGGGCTGGTGCTAAATGCTGGCTCTTCTGATATTTCTG GTGAAATGGATGATGATTTTGAAACTTTACTTGCTGCTGTGCATTCTGCTCGAAATGCTTTCA ATACAGCATTTGTTAGTACactttggaagaaaatgaaacatGTATTTGCTTTTGTGAGTCCTGAAGATGAGTCCTACTTAAAGCAACAG CTCAATCGCATTGAGGAGCTTAATGAGAGTTTGTCATTCGTTATCAATCATGATACTTTG GGCGCAGTCATTCACAAAGAAGATTCTGATCGTCCTGGTGGACGAGAAGGGAACCATTTGGACGAGGAAGCATCTCAGAATGCTATATTATCTGGCAGATTTGACATTGGGAGTTTGGACAAGGTTACTCCATTGTATCAGAGAATACTTTCTGCTCTAATTGAGGATGAAAGCGAAGAACTCTACCATCACAACGAAGGCAAAAATTTGTCTCTTCAGAGCGTGAGCGATGATTCTCATTGTGGTTCATGTAACCAGATAGACATAGAGTCCAGAGACAAGGATAGGATGGAATCTGAAGTTGAGTCAACTGTGGATTTATGGAATCTGAAAGTTAACGTTCTGGATAGATTTTCTGCTGATAAAAGTGCTGCTTCTAGCACAGTTAGAAATTCAAGCATGTCGACTTCTGTTTACAGCAATGAGCATTCATTTGGAGATGATGAATACTCCCATTCTGATGCAGCCATTGTCAGTGAAATATGTTCAGATGATATGGGACAGCTGCCAAAGAAGGAATTGAATGTCTCTGCCTTTCCTTACCATGATGGTCAATATCAATCGATGTCTCTCGATGACAGACTTCTGCTTGAGCTAAGGAGTATTGACATACATCCAGAAATATTG CCTGATCTAGCAGATGATGTGGAGGTGATTAATCAAGATATTGCAGAACTGAGGGAAGGGCTATGCCAacag ATTGTGAGAAAAAGGGCGAACTTGGAGAAAGTGGATAAAGCTGTAATGAGCGGAGAGGATGCGAAAAGATG GAAAGCTGAACTAGAAGAGATTGCTATGCAACGACTTGTTGAGATGGCCTACAGGAAAAGAATG GCATGTCGGGGCAGCAGTACTTCAAAAGCTTCTGTCCGCAAGGTTTCAAAGCAGGTTGCGTTGGCTTTTATCAAGCGAACACTTGTGAGATATAAAAAGTATGAAGATACGGGCATTAGTTGCTTTTGTGAGCCTGGACTGCAGGAAATCCTCTTTGCACCGCTGTCTAGCAGTAATGATGCAAAATCTGTTGAATGCGTTGGCTCAGGAACGGCAAGTAATACGTGTATCGATGTTCCAAATCCTCAGGCAGAAGCTAGGGGATCAg GTGCTGTCTCTAGCACTTTTGAAAGGTATGACTCTcttgggaagaagaaggaaatgctAATTGATGATGTCATGGGGTGTGCTTCCTCAAAAGTAACATCGATCGACAGCTCCATGCTTGGCGAAACAAAGGGTAAGAGAGGTGAGAGGCAGAAAAACACAAATGTTACTACTCTATCTGCAGTGGCTGGTCAACAATCAATCCAAAGCCCTGGGGTCGAATGCAAAAACAAAGTGAAACCGAAGCCGAAGGCCAGTGACCATCCGACTTCAAGAGTAAGGCCTGGGAATGGATTTCCAGCATTGGCAAATACCTCTAGTCACGCGACTAATGCATCGGTTGGTCAACCGAAGGTGGGTAACAGTGCACGAGGAGACTCGACTAATGATGTGGACGAGCCCATCGATCTTGTGAATCTTGGGCTTGGTGGTAATCAAGATCTCAGTTCGTTTCTGGACTTTGACATGGATGGGATGCAAGATCACGATTCAGTCGGTCTTGAAGTACCACCATGGGATGAGTTTGCTTTCGACTTTTAA